From the Canis lupus baileyi chromosome 37, mCanLup2.hap1, whole genome shotgun sequence genome, one window contains:
- the LOC140626428 gene encoding probable glutathione peroxidase 8 isoform X2, protein MEPLTAYPLRRSGSKAKVFAVLLSMVLCTVMLFLLQLKFLKPKINSFYTFEVKDAKGRTVSLEKFKGKRTLHLDFLLILQRRNQGGIFGSIWSTLRNKL, encoded by the exons ATGGAGCCTCTTACAGCTTACCCTTTAAGACGTTCAGGGTCAAAAGCAAAGGTATTTGCAGTTTTACTGTCTATGGTTCTATGCACAGTAATGCTATTTCTTCTACAACTAAAATTCCTAAAACCTAAAATCAACAGCTTTTATACCTTTGAAGTGAAAGATGCAAAAGGAAGAACAGTTTCTCTGGAAAAGTTTAAAGGCAAA CGGACCCTGCATTTAGATTTCTTGTTGATTCTTCAAAGAAGGAACCAAGGTGGAATTTTTGGAAGTATCTGGTCAACCCTGAGGAACAAGTTGTGA
- the LOC140626428 gene encoding probable glutathione peroxidase 8 isoform X1, which yields MEPLTAYPLRRSGSKAKVFAVLLSMVLCTVMLFLLQLKFLKPKINSFYTFEVKDAKGRTVSLEKFKGKVTLVVNVASDCQLRDRNYLAVQELHKEFGPFHFSVLAFPCNQFGESEPFPSKEVVSFARNNYGATFPIFHKIKILGSEADPAFRFLVDSSKKEPRWNFWKYLVNPEEQVVKSWRPEEPIEVIRPEIAALVTQMILRKKDDL from the coding sequence ATGGAGCCTCTTACAGCTTACCCTTTAAGACGTTCAGGGTCAAAAGCAAAGGTATTTGCAGTTTTACTGTCTATGGTTCTATGCACAGTAATGCTATTTCTTCTACAACTAAAATTCCTAAAACCTAAAATCAACAGCTTTTATACCTTTGAAGTGAAAGATGCAAAAGGAAGAACAGTTTCTCTGGAAAAGTTTAAAGGCAAAGTTACACTAGTTGTAAACGTGGCCAGTGACTGCCAACTCAGAGACAGAAATTACTTAGCAGTGCAGGAACTGCACAAGGAGTTTGGACCATTCCACTTCAGCGTCCTGGCCTTCCCATGCAATCAGTTCGGAGAATCGGAGCCCTTCCCAAGCAAGGAAGTGGTGTCTTTTGCAAGAAATAACTATGGAGCGACATTCCCCATCTTCCACAAGATTAAGATCCTAGGATCTGAAGCGGACCCTGCATTTAGATTTCTTGTTGATTCTTCAAAGAAGGAACCAAGGTGGAATTTTTGGAAGTATCTGGTCAACCCTGAGGAACAAGTTGTGAAGTCTTGGAGGCCAGAGGAACCCATTGAAGTCATCAGGCCTGAGATAGCAGCGCTGGTTACACAAATGATCCTAAGAAAGAAAGACGACCTATGA